A genomic region of bacterium contains the following coding sequences:
- a CDS encoding sugar ABC transporter permease has protein sequence MIHRPLVDELEAVTGESWRRVGLLVALAALWLGFHLASDGAFLTPRNLTNLAVQTCVVGLMATGMVLAIAARQIDLSVGSVLGATGMVVAVLQADVWPREAVWSGPIALAAGLALGVTIGTWQGWWVAYRGVPSFVVTLAGLLVFRGAAFLVTDGRTVAPLAEGFSRMGGGPGGTLPAWLGWAIVAGGTLAFAAVRLRRGGSRTRWLGGAAICALALGAVFVFTTPLREGGPTRGVPYPVVILAVVSLAVGLLAHATRFGRWVFAMGGSPTAAERAGIDTRRVTLGLFALLGLLAALAGSVTVARLEAGTSSMGTLAELSVIAAAVIGGASLRGGSGSVVGALLGALLMQSLENGLVLIGASSAARQIAIGLVLILAVWIDGHFRRETA, from the coding sequence ATGATCCACCGGCCGCTTGTCGACGAACTCGAAGCCGTGACTGGAGAGTCCTGGCGTCGGGTGGGCCTGCTGGTGGCGTTGGCCGCGTTGTGGCTCGGTTTTCATCTGGCCTCGGACGGCGCCTTCCTCACTCCGCGCAACCTCACCAATCTGGCCGTGCAGACGTGTGTCGTCGGGCTGATGGCCACGGGGATGGTGCTGGCCATCGCCGCGCGGCAGATCGATCTCTCGGTGGGCTCCGTACTCGGTGCCACGGGGATGGTCGTGGCCGTGCTTCAGGCCGATGTCTGGCCGCGCGAAGCCGTCTGGAGCGGACCCATCGCGTTGGCCGCGGGCCTGGCCCTCGGCGTGACGATTGGAACCTGGCAGGGCTGGTGGGTGGCCTACCGCGGTGTGCCCTCCTTCGTCGTCACCCTTGCTGGCCTGCTCGTGTTTCGCGGCGCCGCCTTCCTGGTGACCGATGGCCGGACGGTAGCGCCACTGGCGGAGGGTTTCTCGCGCATGGGGGGTGGACCCGGCGGCACCCTGCCCGCGTGGCTAGGCTGGGCGATTGTCGCCGGAGGTACTCTCGCGTTCGCAGCCGTACGCCTTCGACGAGGTGGATCCAGAACGCGTTGGCTCGGCGGCGCGGCCATCTGCGCACTGGCCCTCGGCGCTGTATTCGTTTTCACGACCCCCTTGCGCGAGGGCGGACCGACGCGGGGCGTGCCCTACCCGGTCGTGATTCTCGCCGTCGTCTCCCTGGCGGTGGGCTTGCTGGCCCATGCCACCCGCTTCGGCCGCTGGGTCTTTGCCATGGGCGGAAGCCCGACAGCCGCCGAGCGTGCAGGCATCGATACCCGACGCGTCACCCTCGGCTTGTTCGCCTTGCTCGGCCTCCTGGCTGCTCTGGCCGGCAGCGTGACGGTGGCGCGCCTCGAGGCCGGGACGAGTTCGATGGGTACACTCGCCGAGCTGAGTGTGATCGCGGCAGCAGTGATCGGCGGAGCGTCCCTGCGCGGCGGAAGTGGAAGCGTAGTCGGTGCACTACTCGGCGCGTTGCTGATGCAGAGCCTCGAAAATGGCCTCGTCCTGATCGGCGCCTCCAGCGCCGCGAGACAGATCGCCATAGGCCTGGTGCTGATCCTTGCCGTATGGATCGACGGCCACTTCCGAAGGGAGACTGCGTGA
- a CDS encoding substrate-binding domain-containing protein: MARLVIAIAFLLLAAAATAEELVVGVSWSNFQEERWKTDEAALRAALEAAGARYLSADAQSRAEKQLADVESLLARGASVLILVAHDQDAILPAVRKARAEGVPIIAYDRLIEREDVVYVSFDNREVGRLQAREIQKAKPEGRYVFIKGSSQDPNAAFVHQGQLDVLGPALEAGRIVNVGEQAIDDWLPELAQRVMEQILTANDNRVDAVVCSNDGMAGGVVAALRAQGMNGIPVSGQDGDRAALHRVARGDQTVSVWKDARALGSLAARVALEMGRGASPEAVAGTTPYRDGPRGRVVPSILLAPIPITRANLEIVFDAGWVSREDVCPGAEDPPAACR, encoded by the coding sequence ATGGCCCGGCTCGTCATCGCCATCGCATTCCTCCTACTGGCCGCTGCTGCCACAGCGGAAGAACTCGTGGTGGGCGTGAGCTGGTCGAATTTCCAGGAAGAGCGTTGGAAGACCGACGAAGCCGCTCTGCGTGCGGCCCTCGAGGCGGCCGGCGCTCGCTATCTCTCGGCCGATGCGCAGAGCCGCGCAGAGAAACAGCTCGCGGATGTCGAGAGCCTGCTGGCCCGTGGCGCCAGTGTGCTCATCCTCGTCGCTCACGATCAGGACGCCATCCTTCCTGCCGTGCGAAAGGCCCGCGCCGAAGGTGTCCCCATCATCGCCTACGACCGGTTGATCGAGCGGGAAGATGTCGTCTACGTCTCGTTCGACAACCGCGAAGTCGGTCGGCTACAGGCTCGTGAGATCCAGAAAGCGAAGCCCGAGGGCCGGTACGTATTCATCAAGGGTTCTTCCCAGGATCCCAACGCGGCCTTCGTCCATCAGGGGCAACTCGATGTGCTTGGCCCGGCGCTCGAGGCGGGCCGGATCGTCAACGTAGGAGAACAGGCCATCGACGATTGGTTGCCCGAACTCGCCCAGCGCGTGATGGAACAGATTCTCACCGCCAACGACAACCGGGTAGACGCCGTGGTTTGTTCAAATGATGGAATGGCAGGCGGCGTCGTTGCGGCTCTTCGTGCCCAGGGAATGAATGGGATCCCCGTCTCGGGCCAGGACGGAGATCGCGCCGCCTTGCATCGGGTGGCTCGGGGCGACCAGACCGTGAGTGTCTGGAAAGATGCTCGTGCACTCGGCAGCCTTGCCGCGCGGGTCGCCCTGGAGATGGGGCGAGGCGCAAGCCCCGAAGCCGTTGCGGGAACCACTCCCTATCGGGACGGACCGCGCGGGCGCGTGGTCCCCTCGATCCTGCTCGCTCCGATTCCGATCACGCGGGCGAACCTGGAAATCGTATTCGATGCGGGCTGGGTCTCGAGAGAGGACGTCTGCCCAGGCGCCGAAGATCCGCCGGCCGCTTGTCGATGA
- a CDS encoding MBL fold metallo-hydrolase → MTWILPEATPEHLATVPWLKPHFVDDAGDPIMSVHALVIESEGQRILVDTCVGNDKKRPVAGWDLRQGPFLQDLASSGHPAESIDTVLCTHLHVDHVGWNTRLENGRWVPTFDNARYLWNRDEYDYWTAHPEEQMGDVMGDSVQPVLDAGRVDFVEPTHVVTSEVVLEPTPGHTPGHVSVHITSAGEEAVITGDLMHHPVQCAHPEWAAKVDYDKDQARATRLQFLERYADRPVLIMGTHFAGPTVGRVVRDGDAFRLDV, encoded by the coding sequence ATGACCTGGATCCTTCCAGAGGCCACCCCCGAGCACCTGGCGACCGTTCCCTGGCTGAAGCCCCATTTCGTCGACGACGCGGGCGATCCGATCATGAGCGTTCACGCACTGGTGATCGAATCGGAGGGCCAGCGAATTCTCGTGGATACGTGCGTCGGCAACGACAAGAAGCGGCCGGTCGCGGGCTGGGACCTCCGCCAGGGGCCATTCCTCCAGGACCTGGCGTCGTCCGGCCATCCAGCGGAGTCCATCGACACGGTGCTGTGTACACACCTGCACGTGGATCACGTCGGCTGGAACACTCGCTTGGAGAATGGGCGTTGGGTGCCAACCTTCGACAATGCCCGGTATCTCTGGAATCGCGACGAATACGACTACTGGACGGCCCATCCCGAAGAGCAGATGGGCGACGTGATGGGCGATTCCGTGCAGCCGGTGCTCGACGCCGGCCGGGTCGATTTCGTCGAGCCCACCCACGTGGTGACGTCGGAAGTCGTGCTCGAACCCACACCGGGGCACACTCCGGGGCATGTGAGCGTACACATCACCTCAGCCGGAGAAGAAGCCGTGATCACCGGCGATCTCATGCATCATCCGGTGCAATGCGCTCACCCGGAATGGGCTGCCAAGGTCGACTACGACAAGGACCAGGCCCGTGCCACACGGCTGCAATTCCTGGAACGCTATGCCGATCGCCCGGTCCTGATCATGGGAACCCACTTCGCCGGGCCTACCGTGGGGCGCGTCGTGCGCGACGGAGACGCCTTCCGCCTGGACGTCTGA
- a CDS encoding lipid-transfer protein codes for MSRKVFVVGVGMTKFEKPGSKDWDYPDMGREAGEKALADAGLKVEDIEQAAVGYTAGDSTCGQRAFYELGTTGIPIYNVNNNCSTGSTALFMAKQFVEGGLAECTMAMGFEKMEKGSLGMKYTDRTMPMDKHFKVMIDERGFDPKAPATPQMFGNAGIEHMERYGTTAEQFAKIGYKNHKHSVNNPYSQFQDEYTLEQILESPTVYGPLTKLQCCPTSDGGAAAIVASEEFVKKHGLESQAVEILGQAMTTDFDSTFNEKSMIKMVGSDLTKAAAQQVYEQSGLGPENVDVVELHDCFSCNEMITYEGLGLCPEGKGGGFVDEGAQTYGGQVVVNPSGGLISKGHPLGATGLAQCAELCWQLRGEADARQVEGAKIALQHNLGLGGAAVVAMYRKMQ; via the coding sequence ATGAGTCGCAAGGTATTCGTCGTAGGCGTTGGCATGACCAAGTTCGAGAAGCCTGGTTCGAAGGATTGGGACTATCCGGACATGGGGCGTGAAGCGGGCGAGAAGGCTCTGGCCGATGCGGGCCTGAAGGTCGAAGACATCGAGCAGGCGGCCGTGGGCTACACCGCCGGCGATTCCACCTGCGGCCAGCGCGCGTTCTATGAGCTCGGGACCACGGGAATCCCGATCTACAACGTGAACAACAACTGCTCCACGGGCTCGACCGCGCTCTTCATGGCCAAGCAATTCGTCGAGGGTGGCCTCGCCGAGTGCACGATGGCCATGGGTTTCGAAAAGATGGAGAAGGGTTCTCTCGGCATGAAATACACGGACCGGACCATGCCGATGGACAAGCACTTCAAGGTGATGATCGACGAGCGCGGCTTCGACCCGAAGGCTCCCGCCACGCCGCAGATGTTTGGCAACGCGGGGATCGAGCACATGGAGCGCTACGGCACGACCGCCGAGCAATTCGCCAAAATCGGCTACAAGAACCACAAGCATTCAGTGAACAACCCCTACTCCCAGTTCCAGGACGAGTACACGCTGGAACAGATTCTCGAATCGCCCACCGTCTACGGACCGCTGACGAAGCTGCAGTGCTGCCCCACCTCGGATGGAGGCGCCGCCGCGATCGTCGCCAGCGAAGAATTCGTGAAGAAGCACGGCCTCGAGAGCCAGGCGGTCGAGATTCTCGGCCAGGCCATGACGACGGATTTCGACAGTACCTTCAATGAGAAGTCGATGATCAAGATGGTCGGCTCGGATCTCACGAAAGCGGCAGCGCAGCAGGTCTACGAACAATCGGGCCTCGGGCCGGAAAACGTGGATGTCGTCGAGCTCCACGATTGCTTCAGCTGCAATGAGATGATCACCTACGAAGGCCTGGGTCTCTGCCCCGAAGGCAAGGGTGGCGGCTTCGTCGATGAGGGCGCACAGACCTACGGCGGCCAGGTCGTGGTCAATCCGTCCGGCGGCTTGATCTCGAAGGGCCATCCGCTTGGCGCCACCGGGCTGGCCCAATGCGCCGAACTCTGTTGGCAGCTTCGCGGCGAAGCCGACGCACGCCAGGTGGAGGGCGCCAAGATCGCGCTCCAGCACAACCTGGGCCTCGGCGGAGCTGCGGTCGTGGCGATGTACCGCAAGATGCAGTGA
- a CDS encoding rhodanese-like domain-containing protein has product MIAGAAAGEGFDEIEPPDLEKVLAADRAPLLLDVRTPEEFSGGHIPGALLIPIDELPNRLDELAAFKERGVVAYCAHGRRATRALELLESAGFQNLRLLAGSMSRWRDETRAENP; this is encoded by the coding sequence ATGATCGCGGGCGCGGCGGCGGGAGAGGGTTTCGACGAGATCGAGCCTCCGGATCTCGAAAAGGTGTTGGCCGCCGATCGGGCGCCCTTGCTTCTCGATGTCCGCACACCGGAAGAGTTCAGTGGTGGCCATATCCCGGGCGCCCTGCTGATTCCGATCGACGAGCTTCCGAACCGTCTCGATGAACTCGCCGCCTTCAAGGAGCGCGGCGTCGTTGCCTACTGCGCGCATGGGAGACGGGCGACACGCGCCCTCGAATTACTGGAGAGCGCAGGCTTCCAGAACCTTCGCTTGCTGGCCGGAAGTATGAGTCGCTGGCGCGATGAAACTCGGGCGGAGAATCCGTAG
- a CDS encoding HIT family protein, whose protein sequence is MPSIFTRIIQGELPGRLVWRDERAVALLTIAPLRPGHTLVIPIEEIDHWLDCDPELMEHLTTVAHKVGRAIQEAFSPTKVGLMIAGLEVAHTHLHLVPIDGLHDLDFSRADANPDPAAMDAAAEKLRIALRAAGHSEAVQST, encoded by the coding sequence GTGCCGTCGATCTTCACCCGAATCATCCAGGGCGAGCTGCCCGGCCGCCTTGTCTGGCGGGACGAGCGTGCGGTGGCGCTTCTGACCATTGCGCCGCTGCGTCCTGGCCACACCCTCGTCATCCCCATCGAAGAGATCGACCACTGGCTCGATTGCGATCCGGAGTTGATGGAGCACCTGACGACGGTGGCCCACAAGGTGGGGCGGGCCATCCAGGAAGCCTTCTCGCCGACGAAGGTAGGCCTGATGATTGCCGGCCTGGAGGTTGCCCATACCCACCTCCATCTGGTCCCGATCGATGGCCTGCATGACCTCGATTTCTCGAGAGCAGACGCGAATCCGGATCCCGCGGCGATGGATGCGGCAGCCGAAAAGCTACGGATTGCCCTTCGCGCAGCGGGGCATTCGGAGGCGGTTCAATCGACGTAG